A single region of the Chrysoperla carnea chromosome 5, inChrCarn1.1, whole genome shotgun sequence genome encodes:
- the LOC123301785 gene encoding uncharacterized protein LOC123301785: MNEIKETTSTSSEPLTKNEKKKRPRPYNSFYRSKRIRCEICCFNTYNYEKHVTSLRHRERVLKFFGEKKIDRKIICEDSLANLSNIQISMIILILYLCICYMLYVFFSKFII, from the exons atgaatgaaattaagGAAACGACATCGACATCATCTGAACCATTAACAAAG aatgaaaaaaagaaacgaCCTCGACCATATAATTCATTTTACAGAAGTAAACGAATTCGATGTGAGATATGTTGTTTTAAtacttataattatgaaaaacatgTTACAA GTTTGCGGCATCGAGAAAGAGTGTTAAAGTTTTTTGGCGAGAAGAAAATTGATCGTAAAATTATTTGTGAAGATTCATTGGCGAATTTAAgtaatattcaaatttctatgattattctaatattgtatttatgtatatgttatatgttgtatgtatttttttcaaaatttattatataa
- the LOC123301776 gene encoding F-actin-capping protein subunit beta isoform X4: MNYTEQQMDCALDLMRRLPPQQIEKNLSDLIDLVPSLCEDLLSSVDQPLKIAKDKESGKDYLLCDYNRDGDSYRSPWSNTYYPPLEDGSMPSERLRRLEVDANYAFDQYREMYFEGGVSSVYLWDLDHGFAGVILIKKAGDGSKKIKGCWDSIHVVEVQEKSSGRNAHYKLTSTAMLWLQTNKQGSGTMNLGGSLTRQIEQDFPVSESSPHIANIGKMVEDMENKIRNTLNEIYFGKTKDIVNGLRSVQPLADQRKQAALRQDLAAALQRRQAKD; the protein is encoded by the exons atgaattat aCGGAGCAACAGATGGATTGTGCATTAGATTTAATGCGACGACTTCCACCTCaacaaattgagaaaaatttaagTGACCTCATTgatttagttccaagtttatgTGAAGATTTGTTATCGTCTGTTGATCAACCACTCAAAATTGCTAAAGATAAAGAGAGTGgtaaagattatttattgtgtGATTATAACAGAGATGGAGATTCTTACAG ATCGCCATGGTCAAACACATATTATCCACCATTAGAGGATGGTTCAATGCCATCAGAACGTTTACGACGATTAGAAGTTGATGCAAATTATGCATTTGATCAATATCGTGAAATGTACTTCGAAGGTGGTGTATCATCCGTATACCTATGGGATTTAGATCATGGATTTGCTGGTGTGATACTTATTAAAAAGGCTGGTGATGGCTCAAAAAAGATTAAAGGCTGTTGGGATTCAATTCATGTGGTTGAAGTACAGGAGAAAAGTTCTGGCCGTAATGCACATTATAAATTAACATCAACGGCTATGTTATGGCTACAAACTAATAAACAAGGTTCCGGTACTATGAATTtag ggGGTAGTTTAACACGACAAATTGAACAAGACTTCCCAGTAAGTGAATCAAGCCCACATATTGCAAATATTGGAAAGATGGTAGAAGATATGGagaataaaatacgaaatacattaaatgaaatatattttggtaaaaCAAAAGATATTGTAAACGGTTTACGTAGCGTACAACCACTTGCCGATCAACGGAAACAAGCAGCATTACGTCAAGATTTAGCTGCCGCATTACAACGTCGTCAAGCAAAAG atTGA
- the LOC123301776 gene encoding F-actin-capping protein subunit beta isoform X1 produces MNYTEQQMDCALDLMRRLPPQQIEKNLSDLIDLVPSLCEDLLSSVDQPLKIAKDKESGKDYLLCDYNRDGDSYRSPWSNTYYPPLEDGSMPSERLRRLEVDANYAFDQYREMYFEGGVSSVYLWDLDHGFAGVILIKKAGDGSKKIKGCWDSIHVVEVQEKSSGRNAHYKLTSTAMLWLQTNKQGSGTMNLGGSLTRQIEQDFPVSESSPHIANIGKMVEDMENKIRNTLNEIYFGKTKDIVNGLRSVQPLADQRKQAALRQDLAAALQRRQAKGDN; encoded by the exons atgaattat aCGGAGCAACAGATGGATTGTGCATTAGATTTAATGCGACGACTTCCACCTCaacaaattgagaaaaatttaagTGACCTCATTgatttagttccaagtttatgTGAAGATTTGTTATCGTCTGTTGATCAACCACTCAAAATTGCTAAAGATAAAGAGAGTGgtaaagattatttattgtgtGATTATAACAGAGATGGAGATTCTTACAG ATCGCCATGGTCAAACACATATTATCCACCATTAGAGGATGGTTCAATGCCATCAGAACGTTTACGACGATTAGAAGTTGATGCAAATTATGCATTTGATCAATATCGTGAAATGTACTTCGAAGGTGGTGTATCATCCGTATACCTATGGGATTTAGATCATGGATTTGCTGGTGTGATACTTATTAAAAAGGCTGGTGATGGCTCAAAAAAGATTAAAGGCTGTTGGGATTCAATTCATGTGGTTGAAGTACAGGAGAAAAGTTCTGGCCGTAATGCACATTATAAATTAACATCAACGGCTATGTTATGGCTACAAACTAATAAACAAGGTTCCGGTACTATGAATTtag ggGGTAGTTTAACACGACAAATTGAACAAGACTTCCCAGTAAGTGAATCAAGCCCACATATTGCAAATATTGGAAAGATGGTAGAAGATATGGagaataaaatacgaaatacattaaatgaaatatattttggtaaaaCAAAAGATATTGTAAACGGTTTACGTAGCGTACAACCACTTGCCGATCAACGGAAACAAGCAGCATTACGTCAAGATTTAGCTGCCGCATTACAACGTCGTCAAGCAAAAGGTGATAACTGA
- the LOC123301776 gene encoding F-actin-capping protein subunit beta isoform X3: MTEQQMDCALDLMRRLPPQQIEKNLSDLIDLVPSLCEDLLSSVDQPLKIAKDKESGKDYLLCDYNRDGDSYRSPWSNTYYPPLEDGSMPSERLRRLEVDANYAFDQYREMYFEGGVSSVYLWDLDHGFAGVILIKKAGDGSKKIKGCWDSIHVVEVQEKSSGRNAHYKLTSTAMLWLQTNKQGSGTMNLGGSLTRQIEQDFPVSESSPHIANIGKMVEDMENKIRNTLNEIYFGKTKDIVNGLRSVQPLADQRKQAALRQDLAAALQRRQAKGDN; encoded by the exons atg aCGGAGCAACAGATGGATTGTGCATTAGATTTAATGCGACGACTTCCACCTCaacaaattgagaaaaatttaagTGACCTCATTgatttagttccaagtttatgTGAAGATTTGTTATCGTCTGTTGATCAACCACTCAAAATTGCTAAAGATAAAGAGAGTGgtaaagattatttattgtgtGATTATAACAGAGATGGAGATTCTTACAG ATCGCCATGGTCAAACACATATTATCCACCATTAGAGGATGGTTCAATGCCATCAGAACGTTTACGACGATTAGAAGTTGATGCAAATTATGCATTTGATCAATATCGTGAAATGTACTTCGAAGGTGGTGTATCATCCGTATACCTATGGGATTTAGATCATGGATTTGCTGGTGTGATACTTATTAAAAAGGCTGGTGATGGCTCAAAAAAGATTAAAGGCTGTTGGGATTCAATTCATGTGGTTGAAGTACAGGAGAAAAGTTCTGGCCGTAATGCACATTATAAATTAACATCAACGGCTATGTTATGGCTACAAACTAATAAACAAGGTTCCGGTACTATGAATTtag ggGGTAGTTTAACACGACAAATTGAACAAGACTTCCCAGTAAGTGAATCAAGCCCACATATTGCAAATATTGGAAAGATGGTAGAAGATATGGagaataaaatacgaaatacattaaatgaaatatattttggtaaaaCAAAAGATATTGTAAACGGTTTACGTAGCGTACAACCACTTGCCGATCAACGGAAACAAGCAGCATTACGTCAAGATTTAGCTGCCGCATTACAACGTCGTCAAGCAAAAGGTGATAACTGA
- the LOC123301780 gene encoding eukaryotic translation initiation factor 5A, whose protein sequence is MADIEDTHFETGDSGASATYPMQCSALRKNGFVMLKSRPCKIVEMSTSKTGKHGHAKVHMIGIDIFTGKKYEDICPSTHNMDVPHVKREDYQLTDISDDGYLSLMSDNGELREDLKIPDGELGTQLRSDFDAGKELLCTVLKSCGEEVVIAIKNNTALEK, encoded by the exons atggcaGATATCGAAGACACACATTTTGAAACCGGAGATTCTGGTGCATCAGCCACTTATCCTATGCAATGTTCTGCTTTACGTAAAAATGGTTTTGTTATGCTCAAATCACGACCATGCAAAATTGTTGAAATGTCTACCTCAAAAACTGGAAAGCATGGTCACGCtaag GTTCATATGATTGGTATCGATATATTTACTGGTAAAAAATATGAAGATATTTGTCCATCTACTCACAATATGGATGTACCACATGTTAAACGTGAAGATTACCAATTAACAGATATCTCTGATGATGGTTACTTATCTTTAATGTCTGACAATGGTGAATTACGTGAAGATCTTAAAATTCCAGATGGTGAACTTGGTACACAACTTCGTAGTGACTTTGATGCTGGTAAAGAACTCTTG tGCACTGTATTAAAATCCTGTGGTGAAGAGGTCGTAATTGCTATTAAAAACAACACCGCTTTGGAGAAATAA
- the LOC123300391 gene encoding synaptic vesicle membrane protein VAT-1 homolog, giving the protein MEVRTVKSVVLQSFGNHSNIKIENLPINEPENLDEVKVDVFYCGLNFCDIITRIGLLGGEKKPPFILGIECAGVVSALGPQSTDNPNLPELKIGDRVVCYNYLGGLFREQIICSRNQCYPLPEAISLKHGVALFVNYVTAYICLYDLGNLKKSEKVLIKASAGGVGWAATQLAKNIPNTIIFGTASDSKHHEIIANGVTAALSNSKYIEQIQKLAPDGIDLILENEAIGEEFVKIRSILKPLGRTVAIGANNIVRSENKLSLFGLLKLRWNQRDISIQELMIHNRSISGFHLGTLANTSPEKIREVYAVICELFINKQLKPRIDSEWEIDDFIEATKRMESRKNIGKIILKIK; this is encoded by the exons atggaaGTTAGAACAGTTAAAAGTGTTGTACTTCAATCATTTGGTAATCATAGTAATATTAAG aTTGAAAATTTGCCAATAAACGAGCCAGAAAATTTAGACGAAGTTAAAGTTGATGTCTTCTATTGTGGATTAAATTTCTGTGATATAATTACACGTATTGGCCTCTTAGGTGGTGAGAAAAAGCCACCATTCATTTTAGGCATTGAATGTGCTGGCGTTGTGTCAGCATTAGGACCACAAAGTACGGATAATCCAAATCTACCAGAATTAAAAATTGGCGATCGTGTTGTTTGCTATAATTATTTGGGTGGATTGTTTCGTGAACAGATAATTTGTTCCAGAAATCAATGTTATCCCTTACCAGAAGCGATTAGTTTAAAACATGGTGTcgcattatttgtaaattacgTAACAgcttatatatgtttatatgatttaggaaatttaaaaaaatcggaaaaagtACTTATCAAAGCCAGCGCTG GTGGTGTAGGTTGGGCAGCTACACAATTAgctaaaaatattccaaatacaATAATCTTCGGTACAGCATCTGATTCGAAACACCATGAAATAATAGCAAATGGAGTAACTGCCGCCTTATCAAATTCTAAATATATTGAACAAATCCAAAAACTTGCACCAGATGgcattgatttaattttagaaaatgaagcAATCGGAGAGGAATTTGTTAAAATTCGTTCCATACTAAAACCTCTAGGGCGTACAGTCGCTATTG gtgcaaataacatcgtccgaagtgaaaataaactttCACTATTTGGTTTACTAAAACTTCGTTGGAATCAACGGGATATTTCAATCCAAGAATTAATGATCCACAATCGTTCAATATCTGGATTTCATTTAGGAACCTTGGCTAATACAAGTCCAGAGAAAATTCGCGAAGTATACGCGGTAATTTGTGagttattcataaataaacaattaaaaccaCGTATTGATTCAGAATGGGAAATAGATGATTTCATTGAAGCAACCAAACGTATGGAAAGTcgtaaaaatattggaaaaataatcCTTAAAATAAAGTAG
- the LOC123301768 gene encoding actin-interacting protein 1 produces the protein MSYSNKYIFATLPRTQRGQPLVLGGDPKGKNFLYTNGNSVIIRNIENPAISEVYTEHSCAVNVAKYSPSGFYIASGDQSGKVRIWDTVNKEHLLKNEFHPIGGPIKDISWSPDNQRMVVVGEGRERFGHVFMSETGTSVGEISGQSKPINSCDFRPARPFRIVTGSEDNTIGVFEGPPFKFKMTKQEHSRFVQAVRYSPSGSHFASAGFDGKVFLYDGANADLVGEVGAPAHKGGVYGVAWSPDGKQLLTASGDKTCRLWDVETRQMVSEFVMGSTVDDQQVACLWQGPHLLSVSLSGFINYLDVNDPTKPLRIVQGHNKPITVLELSKDRSEIYTGSHDGNVTAWTVTDGTSKRITGTGHGNQINAMRATDTTLFTCGIDDSLRQVNIESKSYTGDVLALGAQPRGMDVFVEDNKVVTATVKEIIVAENGRKISSIPCNYEPSSVSISTNGDVAITGAGDNKVHIYTLAGSQLNLKKELEHLGPVTDCVYSTNGKLLVACDANRKVILYNAEDDYKPAHDQEWGFHNARVNSVAFSPDSLKVASGALDTNIIIWSVSVPNKHLIIKNAHPQSQITRLAWLDNETLVSVGQDCNTKLWSVNGI, from the exons ATGTCGTATTCAAATa aatatatTTTCGCTACTTTACCACGTACTCAACGGGGACAACCATTAGTTTTGGGTGGCGATCCAAAagggaaaaattttctttatacaaaTGGTAATTCAGtgattataagaaatattgag aaTCCAGCAATATCAGAGGTTTACACAGAACACTCATGCGCTGTTAATGTAGCAAAATATTCACCAAGTGGATTTTATATTGCTTCTGGAG ATCAATCCGGTAAAGTTCGTATTTGGGACACGGTAAACaaggaacatttattaaaaaatgaattccaTCCAATTGGTGGTCCAATTAAAGACATATCATGGTCACCAGATAATCAACGAATGGTTGTCGTTGGTGAGGGTCGTGAACGATTTGGACATGTTTTCATGTCAGAAACTGGTACATCTGTTGGAGAAATATCCGGTCAATCAAAACCAATTAACTCATGTGATTTTCGGCCTGCTCGACCATTCCGTATCGTGACTGGATCTGAAGACAATACAATCGGTGTCTTTGAAGGACcaccattcaaatttaaaatgaccAAACAAGAACATTCACGATTCGTACAAGCGGTACGATATTCGCCAAGTGGTAGTCATTTTGCGTCAGCTGGTTTTGATGgcaaagtatttttatatgatGGTGCTAACGCTGATTTAGTTGGAGAAGTTGGTGCTCCAGCACATAAGG gtGGTGTATATGGCGTTGCATGGTCTCCAGATGGTAAACAATTATTAACCGCATCAGGAGATAAAACATGTCGATTATGGGATGTAGAAACTCGACAAATGGTTAGCGAGTTTGTTATGGGTTCAACAGTGGATGATCAACAAGTTGCTTGTTTGTGGCAAGGTCCACACTTACTTTCCGTATCACTTAGTggttttatcaattatttggaTGTAAACGATCCAACAAAACCGTTAAGAATCGTTCAAGGCCACAATAAACCAATTACAGTATTAGAATTAAGCAAAGATCGTTCAGAGATCTACACAGGATCACATGATGGAAATGTTACTGCCTGGACAGTCACCGATGGAACAAGTAAACGTATAACCGGAACTGGACATGGAAATCAAATTAACGCTATGCGAGCAACAGACACCACCCTCTTTACTTGCGGTATTGACGATTCATTACGGCAAGTAAACATCGAAAGTAAATCATACACCGGAGATGTATTAGCACTTGGTGCTCAACCACGTGGAATGGATGTATTCGTTGAAGATAATAAAGTTGTCACTGCCACCGTTAAAGAAATCATTGTCGCTGAAAATGGTCGTAAAATTAGTTCAATACCATGCAATTATGAACCTAGTTCGGTCTCAATTAGTACTAACGGTGATGTAGCAATCACTGGAGCTGGTGATAATAAAGTACATATTTACACGCTAGCGGGTagccaattaaatttaaaaaaagaattggaACATTTAGGACCGGTTACCGATTGTGTGTATTCaacaaatggaaaattattagtTGCATGTGATGCAAATCGTAAAGTTATTCTGTATAATGCTGAAGATGATTATAAACCAGCGCATGATCAAGAATGGGGCTTTCATAATGCACGTGTTAATTCGGTGGCATTCTCACCGGATTCACTGAAAGTGGCTAGTGGTGCTTTGGAtacgaatattattatttggtcCGTTTCAGTaccaaataaacatttaattattaaaa atGCTCACCCCCAAAGTCAAATAACACGTTTAGCTTGGTTGGATAATGAAACACTGGTGTCTGTGGGTCAAGATTGCAATACTAAATTATGGAGCGTTAATggcatttaa
- the LOC123301776 gene encoding F-actin-capping protein subunit beta isoform X2, with product MNYTEQQMDCALDLMRRLPPQQIEKNLSDLIDLVPSLCEDLLSSVDQPLKIAKDKESGKDYLLCDYNRDGDSYRSPWSNTYYPPLEDGSMPSERLRRLEVDANYAFDQYREMYFEGGVSSVYLWDLDHGFAGVILIKKAGDGSKKIKGCWDSIHVVEVQEKSSGRNAHYKLTSTAMLWLQTNKQGSGTMNLGGSLTRQIEQDFPVSESSPHIANIGKMVEDMENKIRNTLNEIYFGKTKDIVNGLRSVQPLADQRKQAALRQDLAAALQRRQAKAQ from the exons atgaattat aCGGAGCAACAGATGGATTGTGCATTAGATTTAATGCGACGACTTCCACCTCaacaaattgagaaaaatttaagTGACCTCATTgatttagttccaagtttatgTGAAGATTTGTTATCGTCTGTTGATCAACCACTCAAAATTGCTAAAGATAAAGAGAGTGgtaaagattatttattgtgtGATTATAACAGAGATGGAGATTCTTACAG ATCGCCATGGTCAAACACATATTATCCACCATTAGAGGATGGTTCAATGCCATCAGAACGTTTACGACGATTAGAAGTTGATGCAAATTATGCATTTGATCAATATCGTGAAATGTACTTCGAAGGTGGTGTATCATCCGTATACCTATGGGATTTAGATCATGGATTTGCTGGTGTGATACTTATTAAAAAGGCTGGTGATGGCTCAAAAAAGATTAAAGGCTGTTGGGATTCAATTCATGTGGTTGAAGTACAGGAGAAAAGTTCTGGCCGTAATGCACATTATAAATTAACATCAACGGCTATGTTATGGCTACAAACTAATAAACAAGGTTCCGGTACTATGAATTtag ggGGTAGTTTAACACGACAAATTGAACAAGACTTCCCAGTAAGTGAATCAAGCCCACATATTGCAAATATTGGAAAGATGGTAGAAGATATGGagaataaaatacgaaatacattaaatgaaatatattttggtaaaaCAAAAGATATTGTAAACGGTTTACGTAGCGTACAACCACTTGCCGATCAACGGAAACAAGCAGCATTACGTCAAGATTTAGCTGCCGCATTACAACGTCGTCAAGCAAAAG CACAATAA
- the LOC123301775 gene encoding protein bric-a-brac 1-like, whose product MGDDQQYILRWHHHESTILSGLPELLDADILTDITLSTGCSHIKAHRLVLATCSTYFLELFQDMPSLQHPVVVLKDIDYDDLYSLISFMYRGHCRVSANKLQNLLTTAKMLRIRGLCDMQVPSLNNSQQYNFPLGTTILPKLEYDLQKESCDLNGNIFNEPKLLQQGQIISANKSNNYHLHPPQRNSTANQTSSPTECQVCGKQLSNQYNLRVHLETHENGQHACTVCPHISRSRDALRKHVSYRHPDTNDANCPPRKRCKATANNNHNTTTTQHQNGGGGTNNI is encoded by the coding sequence ATGGGAGACGATCAACAATACATTTTGCGTTGGCATCACCACGAATCAACAATTTTATCTGGATTACCTGAATTATTAGATGCCGATATATTAACGGATATTACGTTATCGACTGGATGTAGCCATATCAAAGCACATCGACTTGTATTAGCCACATGTAGCACATACTTCCTTGAACTCTTCCAAGATATGCCATCACTCCAGCATCCAGTGGTTGTACTCAAAGATATCGATTACGATGACTTATACTCGCTGATATCATTCATGTATCGTGGCCATTGTCGAGTCTCAgcaaacaaattacaaaatttgctAACAACAGCGAAAATGTTACGAATACGTGGATTATGTGACATGCAAGTACCTTCTTTAAACAACTCACAACAGTATAATTTCCCACTAGGTACCACAATTCTACCAAAATTGGAATACGATCTACAGAAAGAGAGTTGTGATctaaatggaaatattttcaaCGAACCGAAATTATTACAACAAGGTCAAATTATCTCCGCAAATAAATCGAATAACTATCATCTTCATCCGCCACAACGGAATTCAACAGCAAATCAAACATCCTCACCCACAGAATGTCAAGTATGTGGGAAACAATTAAGTAACCAGTATAATTTGCGGGTACATTTGGAAACGCACGAAAATGGTCAACATGCTTGTACGGTATGTCCACATATATCACGAAGTCGAGATGCATTACGAAAACATGTTTCGTACAGACATCCAGATACAAATGATGCAAATTGTCCACCAAGAAAACGATGCAAGGCCACtgcaaataataatcataatacgACAACAACCCAACATCAAAATGGCGGCGGTGGTACTAATAATATATGA